A single Paenibacillus kribbensis DNA region contains:
- a CDS encoding flagellar protein FlaG yields MEPLIPANAGGIAPIHVSAGAKKEEASVDSAQSVISAKAQQTHEQTIQQLQKAIDAIQGPQKMFEISVHEKTHAIMIKVLNKETGDLIREVPPEKILDLAARMMEITGIIVDKKV; encoded by the coding sequence ATGGAACCGTTGATACCAGCCAATGCAGGAGGTATAGCACCGATTCATGTTTCTGCCGGAGCTAAAAAGGAGGAGGCGTCTGTTGATTCAGCCCAATCTGTAATTTCTGCAAAAGCACAGCAAACACACGAGCAAACCATTCAGCAATTACAGAAGGCAATTGATGCAATTCAAGGTCCGCAAAAAATGTTTGAAATATCTGTACACGAAAAAACCCACGCCATTATGATTAAAGTTTTAAACAAGGAAACGGGCGATCTCATCCGTGAGGTTCCGCCAGAAAAAATCTTGGATTTGGCAGCGAGAATGATGGAAATTACTGGGATTATTGTCGATAAAAAGGTGTAG
- the fliD gene encoding flagellar filament capping protein FliD, which translates to MVTRISGLASGMDIDSMVKKLMTAESAPLDKLNQQKQLMEWKRESYRETSVKLVTFSQELSKLNMSSAISAQKANITGNTSAVSAKVSSSASGILDVKVTSLATASSTTSSAAIELNASASAPTDWGTVKLQDIKGSGISGTVPVTVKIGEASIEIDPVNETIDSFVNKINSNKQAGVSAIYDSATGKVSLTSKTTGAKDIELSGDIFSALKLGSTITGGEDAKLTVNGLDMTRSSNTFTMNGVELTLNSASGSTSTRIEVAKDTDKLVETVQGFVDAYNDLLSTLNNKVSEERYKKYAPLTTDQKKDMSDDEITLWTNKAKSGMLKNDDILQSAAADMRNAMTQGVKLDDGTTISLAQLGITTGTYQTKGKLILDTDKLKAALDKDPDIVTNFFSKQDSATAQSNKYTDQDGIFARMRKISNTSLQKLADKAGTSKVSTDLSASFLINSTMGTELTSIDRRITDMTARLNMIETNYYKKFTAMETAINRYNSTSSSLSSFR; encoded by the coding sequence ATGGTAACGAGAATAAGTGGTTTGGCATCTGGTATGGATATAGATTCTATGGTTAAAAAGTTGATGACAGCTGAGAGCGCTCCGCTGGACAAGCTGAATCAACAGAAGCAGTTAATGGAGTGGAAACGTGAAAGCTATCGGGAGACCAGTGTGAAACTGGTTACCTTTTCGCAAGAATTAAGTAAGCTTAACATGAGTAGTGCAATTAGTGCTCAAAAGGCGAATATCACTGGAAATACGAGTGCGGTTAGTGCAAAGGTTTCTTCATCGGCCAGTGGAATATTGGATGTAAAAGTGACCTCGCTGGCAACCGCATCAAGCACTACTTCTTCTGCAGCGATTGAGCTCAATGCTTCTGCTTCTGCACCAACCGATTGGGGAACTGTTAAGCTACAAGACATTAAAGGTTCGGGAATCTCAGGAACCGTCCCAGTAACAGTAAAAATAGGTGAAGCATCTATAGAGATAGATCCTGTCAATGAAACGATAGATTCTTTTGTTAATAAAATCAATTCAAATAAGCAAGCTGGTGTGAGTGCCATCTATGACTCCGCCACAGGTAAGGTTTCTCTAACAAGTAAAACGACTGGAGCTAAAGATATTGAGCTTAGTGGAGATATATTCTCTGCTTTAAAGCTGGGGAGTACCATTACAGGCGGTGAAGACGCTAAACTCACTGTAAATGGTTTGGATATGACAAGATCCTCCAATACATTCACGATGAATGGTGTCGAACTTACGCTTAATAGTGCCAGTGGAAGTACTTCGACACGCATTGAGGTGGCCAAAGATACAGATAAGCTGGTTGAAACGGTTCAGGGGTTTGTTGACGCGTACAATGATCTTCTCTCTACGTTAAATAATAAAGTAAGTGAAGAACGATACAAAAAATACGCACCTTTAACAACTGACCAAAAAAAGGATATGAGTGATGATGAAATCACACTTTGGACCAATAAAGCTAAAAGTGGAATGCTTAAAAATGACGACATTTTGCAGAGTGCAGCAGCGGATATGCGTAATGCAATGACTCAGGGAGTTAAACTGGACGACGGTACAACAATTAGTCTTGCCCAGCTCGGTATAACAACAGGTACGTATCAGACAAAAGGGAAACTTATTTTAGATACAGATAAGCTGAAAGCTGCTTTAGATAAAGATCCTGATATTGTGACCAACTTTTTCAGTAAGCAGGATTCTGCTACAGCACAAAGTAATAAATATACGGATCAAGACGGGATTTTTGCACGCATGAGAAAAATATCCAATACTTCGCTGCAAAAATTAGCTGACAAGGCAGGAACCTCAAAGGTAAGTACTGATCTTAGTGCTTCATTCCTTATCAACAGCACAATGGGAACAGAGTTAACGAGTATTGACAGAAGAATTACCGATATGACAGCCCGATTGAATATGATAGAAACGAATTACTACAAAAAATTCACAGCTATGGAGACGGCAATTAATAGATATAATAGCACTTCTTCTAGTTTGTCCAGCTTTAGATAA
- the fliS gene encoding flagellar export chaperone FliS: MIQSPYQKYQQAQAQTASKPKLLIMLYDGAIRFTRAGIDGILDEDYGKANYNLCKSQAIIHELISALNFDYPIAQDLLRIYEYMLHCLIEANVHKDVSKAREVEGHLTDLREAWVEVSKLPSSVTGS, encoded by the coding sequence TTGATTCAATCCCCTTACCAGAAGTATCAGCAGGCTCAAGCCCAAACTGCCTCCAAGCCTAAACTTCTGATTATGCTGTATGATGGGGCAATTCGTTTTACTCGGGCAGGTATAGACGGGATTTTAGATGAAGATTATGGGAAAGCGAACTATAATCTTTGTAAATCACAAGCTATCATCCATGAATTAATATCCGCCTTGAATTTTGACTATCCGATTGCACAGGATTTATTAAGAATTTATGAATATATGCTGCATTGTCTGATTGAGGCTAACGTTCATAAAGATGTGTCCAAGGCTCGGGAAGTAGAGGGACATCTAACGGATCTTCGTGAGGCTTGGGTGGAAGTGAGCAAACTACCAAGCTCGGTCACAGGTAGCTGA